Within Klebsiella sp. RIT-PI-d, the genomic segment CTCCGGTTCCCGGTGAACGTATCTTCCCGGAAGCCACCGTGCGCACCGTCGTTCATATGATGGAAAGCGTGGCATTGCCCGGCGGCGGCGGGGTGAAAGCGGCGATTAAAGGCTACCGTATCGCAATTAAAACCGGTACGGCGAAAAAAGTCGGACCCGACGGCCGCTATATCAACAAATACATTGCTTACACCGCGGGCGTCGCGCCAGCCAGCCAGCCGCGTTTTGCGCTGGTGGTAGTCATTAATGACCCGCAGGCAGGTAAATACTACGGCGGTGCCGTCTCCGCGCCGGTGTTTGGTGCCATCATGGGCGGCGTACTGCGTACCATGAACATTGAACCGGATGCGCTGGCGACGGGCGAACAAAATGATTTTGTAACTAATCAAGGCGAGGGTACAGGTGGCAGATCGTAATTTGCGCGACCTTCTTGCTCCGTGGGTAGCCGGACTACCTGCGCGGGCGCTGCGTGAGATGACACTCGACAGCCGCACGGCGGCATCGGGCGATCTTTTTGTGGCGGTATCAGGTCATCAGGCGGACGGGCGTCGATATATCCCGCAGGCGATAGCGCAAGGTGTGGCTGCCATTATTGCAGAGGCAAAAGGTGAGGCAACCGATGGTGAAGTGCGTGAAATGCACGGCATCCCCGTTGTCTACCTTAGCCAGCTTAACGAACGTCTTTCTGCACTGGCCGGGCGTTTTTATCATCAGCCTTCCGAACAGCTGCGTCTGGTCGGCGTAACCGGCACCAACGGTAAAACCACGACCACACAACTGCTGGCGCAGTGGAGCCAGTTGCTGGGCGAAACCAGCGCGGTGATGGGGACTGTCGGCAATGGTTTACTTGGTAACGTCAGCCCGACGGAAAACACTACCGGCTCTGCTGTTGATGTTCAGCAGGTGCTGGCAAATCTGGTCGGGCAGGGCGCGACCTTTGCCGGAATGGAGGTTTCTTCACACGGGCTGGTGCAACACCGGGTGTCGGCACTGAAATTTTCGGCTTCTGTTTTTACTAATTTAAGCCGCGATCATCTCGATTATCACGGCGATATGGAGCATTACGAAGCCGCTAAATGGCTCCTGTATTCGACCCATCACTTCGGACAGGCCATCGTCAATGCCGATGATGAAGTCGGACGCCGCTGGCTGACGAAACTGCCGGACGCCGTTGCGGTGTCAATGGCCGATCACATCAACCCTGACTGTCATGGCCGCTGGCTTAAAGCCGTGGACGTCCATTATCACGACAGAGGGGCAACGATCCGTTTTGCCTCTTCATGGGGTGAAGGTGAAATCGAAAGCCGCCTGATGGGCGAGTTTAATGTCAGTAACCTGCTTCTGGCGCTGGCGACTCTCCTGGCGCTGGGATATCTCCTTAGCGACCTGCTGAACACCGCCGCGCGCCTCCAACCGGTATGCGGGCGCATGGAAGTATTCAGCGCGCCGGGTAAACCGACGGTAGTCGTCGATTATGCTCACACGCCGGATGCACTGGAAAAAGCGCTGGCGGCCGCACGCCTGCACTGTAAGGGGACGCTATGGTGCGTCTTCGGCTGCGGCGGCGATCGCGATAAAGGAAAGCGTCCGCTGATGGGCGCCATTGCCGAGCAGTTCGCGGATATCCCGCTAGTAACCGATGATAATCCGCGTACTGAAGAGCCGCAGGCCATCATTAACGACATTCTTGCCGGAATGCTTGATGCCGGTCGGGCGAAAGTGATGGAAGGGCGCGCTCAGGCTGTGACCCACGCCATCATGCAGGCGAAAGAAAATGATGTCGTCCTGCTGGCGGGCAAAGGTCACGAAGATTATCAAATCGTCGGCAACCGTCGTCTGGACTACTCCGACCGCGTTACCGCAGCACGTCTGCTGGGAGTTATTGCATGATCCGGGTAACGCTAAGTCAGCTGGCTTCGGTTCTGAAAGGCAACTTACTGGGTAATGATCTGACCATTGATGCCGTTACCACCGACACCCGCGCGATTACGCCGGGCTGCCTGTTTGTGGCGCTAAAAGGCGAACGCTTTGACGCGCACGACTTTGCCGCCAAAGCAAAAGAGAGCGGAGCAGGGGCGCTGCTGGTCAGCCGCGCGCTGGACATCGATCTGCCGCAAGTCGTGGTTAGCGATACCCGTCGCGCCTTTGGCGAGCTGGCCGCATGGGTACGCCAGCAGGTGCCAACGCGCGTCGTGGCGCTAACCGGTTCATCCGGCAAAACCTCGGTCAAAGAGATGACGGCGGCGATCCTCAGCGAGTGCGGCAATACCCTCTATACCGCCGGAAACCTGAATAATGACATCGGCGTGCCGATGACGTTGCTGCGTCTCACCGCTGAACACCAGTATGCCGTCATTGAGCTTGGTGCTAACCACCAGGGGGAAATCGCCTGGACTACCGGACTTACCCGGCCAGAAGCCGCGCTGGTTAACAATCTGGCCGCCGCGCATCTGGAAGGTTTTGGTTCGCTGGCAGGCGTGGCAAAAGCGAAAGGCGAAATTTACACCGGCCTGCCGATTGACGGCATTGCCATTATGAATGCCGATAATAACGACTGGCTCAACTGGCAGACGATCATTGGCGATCGCAAAGTGTGGCGCTTTTCGCCAAATGCTGCCACCAGTGACTTCACCGCAACCAATATCCACGTGACCTCACACGGCACAGAATTCACGCTGCAAACCCCCGTCGGCAGTATCGACGTGCTGCTGCCGCTTCCGGGACGTCATAACATCGCTAATGCGCTGGCGGCAGCGGCACTGTCGATGGCGGTGGGGGCGGGCTTAGCCGCGGTTAAAGAAGGTCTGGCGAAATTACAGGCCGTACCGGGACGTCTTTTCCCGGTCCAGCTGGCGGAAAACCAGCTTCTGCTCGACGATACCTACAACGCTAATGTGGGGTCCATGACCGCCGCCGCCCAGGTGCTGGCGGACATGCCCGGTTACCGCGTGATGGTAGTGGGCGACATGGCCGAACTCGGCGACGAAAGCGAAGCCTGTCATATTCAGGTGGGCGAAGCGGCGAAGGCGGCAGGGGTCGATCGGGTGATCAGCGTGGGCAAACAAAGCCAGGCGCTCGGTGAGGCCAGCGGGGTGGGTGAGCATTTCACCGACAAGCAGGCGCTGATCGCCCGCCTGAAAGAACTGATTGCAGAAAAACAGATTATTACCCTTTTGGTTAAGGGTTCACGCAGTGCCGCCATGGAAGAGGTGGTACATGCTTTACAGGAGAATGGGACATGTTAGTTTGGCTGGCCGAGCATTTGGTCAAATATTATTCCGGCTTTAACGTCTTTTCTTATCTGACGTTTCGCGCCATTGTCAGCCTGCTGACCGCGCTGTTCATCTCTTTATGGATGGGTCCGCGCATGATCGCCCGTCTGCAAAAACTGTCTTTTGGTCAGGTTGTTCGCAACGATGGCCCGGAATCGCACTTTAGCAAACGCGGTACGCCGACCATGGGCGGGATCATGATCCTCACCTCGATTGTTATTTCGGTGCTGCTGTGGGCCTATCCGTCTAATCCGTACGTCTGGTGCGTGCTGATCGTGCTGATAGGCTACGGCATCATTGGCTTTGTTGATGACTACCGCAAAGTCGTGCGCAAAGATACCAAAGGACTGATTGCCCGCTGGAAGTATTTCTGGATGTCAGTTATCGCCCTGGGCGTGGCCTTTGCACTGTATCTGGTCGGCAACGACACCCCCGCCACGCAGCTGGTAGTGCCATTCTTTAAAGACATTATGCCGCAGCTGGGCATTCTCTATATTCTGCTGGCCTACTTTGTGATCGTCGGTACCGGCAATGCCGTTAACCTGACCGATGGTCTGGATGGCCTGGCGATTATGCCTACCGTTTTTGTTGCCGGTGGCTTTGCCCTGGTCGCATGGGCGACGGGTAACATGAACTTTGCCAACTACCTGCATATTCCCTATCTGCGTCATGCGGGTGAACTGGTGATCGTCTGCACCGCCATTGTTGGCGCGGGTCTGGGCTTTCTGTGGTTTAACACTTATCCGGCGCAGGTCTTCATGGGTGACGTGGGTTCACTGGCGCTGGGCGGCGCGCTCGGGATTATCGCCGTGTTGCTGCGTCAGGAGTTCTTACTGGTCATTATGGGCGGCGTGTTCGTGGTCGAAACGCTGTCGGTGATCCTGCAGGTTGGCTCGTTCAAACTGCGCGGGCAGCGGATTTTTCGTATGGCACCGATCCATCACCACTATGAACTAAAAGGCTGGCCCGAGCCGCGCGTAATTGTGCGCTTCTGGATTATTTCGCTGATGCTGGTGCTGATTGGCCTGGCAACGCTGAAGGTACGTTAATCATGGCAGATTACCAGGATAAAAAAGTGGTCATTATCGGCCTCGGGCTAACCGGGCTGTCGTGTGTAGATTTCTTTATAGCGCGTGGCGTCACGCCGCGCGTAATGGACACGCGTGTTGCTCCGTCCGGGCTGGATAAGCTGCCGGAAGGTGTCGAAAGCCATCTGGGTGGGCTGAATGACGACTGGCTGCTGGCCGCAGATCTCATTGTTGCCAGCCCTGGTATTGCCCTTGCGCATCCCTCACTCAGCGCAGCGGCTGAGGCCGGGGTAGAAATTGTCGGCGATATCGAACTGTTTTGCCGCGAAGCCCAGGCTCCGGTCATCGCCATTACCGGTTCAAACGGTAAAAGCACCGTCACCACGCTGGTAGGTGAGATGGCGAAAGCCGCAGGCGTTAATGTCGGAGTAGGTGGCAACATTGGTCTGCCTGCGCTGATGCTGCTGGACCCGGCACGTGAGCTGTACGTTCTGGAGCTATCGAGCTTTCAGCTGGAAACCACATCCAGTCTGAAAGCCGCAGCGGCGACGATCCTTAACGTGACCGAAGATCATATGGATCGCTATCCGCTGGGGCTGCAACAGTATCGGGCAGCCAAGCTGAAAGTCTATGAAAACGCTGTGGTCTGCGTCGTTAACGCCGACGATGCGCTGACGATGCCCATCCGCGGTGCCGATGCGCGCTGTGTGAGTTTTGGTGTTGACGTCGGTGATTATCATCTTAACCGCCAGCAGGGCGAGGTCTGGCTGCGCGTGAAAGGTGAGAAAGTACTGAATGTAGCGGAAATGCCACTCACCGGGCAGCATAACTACACCAACGCCCTGGCCGCGCTGGCGCTGGCCGATGCTGTTAATCTTCCGCGAGCCAGCAGCCTGAAAGCACTGACTACCTTCACCGGCCTGGCGCACCGTTTCCAAATCGCGCTGGTGCATAACGATGTGCGCTGGATCAACGATTCTAAAGCCACCAATGTGGGCAGTACGGAAGCGGCGCTTAACGGGTTGCAGGTGAAAGGTACATTGCATCTGCTGTTAGGTGGCGACGGAAAATCAGCCGATTTCTCCTCTCTGAAGCGCTATCTCAACGGTGAGAATATCCGCCTGTGGTGTTTTGGTCGTGACGGCGCGGAACTGGCAGAATTACGTCCTGACATCGCCGAACAAACCGAAACGATGGAGCAGGCGATGCGCCTTATTGCTGCGCAGGTTAAGCCTGGGGACATGGTATTACTGTCGCCCGCCTGTGCCAGCCTCGATCAGTTTAAAAATTTCGAACAACGGGGCGATATCTTTACCCGCCTGGCGAAGGAGCTTGGTTAATGCGTTTATCCCTCCCACGCCTGAAAATGCCGCGCCTGCCCGGGTTCAGCATCCTCGCCTGGCTATTTACGGCCATGAAAGGCTGGGTAATGGCGTCGCGTCAAAAAGATGCAGACAGCCTGATTATGTACGACCGCACGCTGGTCTGGCTGACATTTGGCCTTGCCGCGATCGGTTTTATTATGGTGACATCGGCGTCAATGCCTATCGGGCAACGACTGACCAACGATCCTTTCTTTTTTGCTAAACGCGATGGTGCGTATCTGGTAATGGCCTTTTTGCTGGCGCTGGTTACGTTGCGCCTGCCGATGGATTTCTGGCAGCGCTACAGTACGGCCATGCTGCTCGGCTCGATTATCATGCTAATGGTGGTGCTGGTCGTCGGCAGCTCGGTAAAAGGGGCATCGCGCTGGATTGACCTTGGCCTGCTGCGCGTGCAGCCTGCCGAGCTGACCAAACTGTCG encodes:
- the murE gene encoding UDP-N-acetylmuramoyl-L-alanyl-D-glutamate--2,6-diaminopimelate ligase: MADRNLRDLLAPWVAGLPARALREMTLDSRTAASGDLFVAVSGHQADGRRYIPQAIAQGVAAIIAEAKGEATDGEVREMHGIPVVYLSQLNERLSALAGRFYHQPSEQLRLVGVTGTNGKTTTTQLLAQWSQLLGETSAVMGTVGNGLLGNVSPTENTTGSAVDVQQVLANLVGQGATFAGMEVSSHGLVQHRVSALKFSASVFTNLSRDHLDYHGDMEHYEAAKWLLYSTHHFGQAIVNADDEVGRRWLTKLPDAVAVSMADHINPDCHGRWLKAVDVHYHDRGATIRFASSWGEGEIESRLMGEFNVSNLLLALATLLALGYLLSDLLNTAARLQPVCGRMEVFSAPGKPTVVVDYAHTPDALEKALAAARLHCKGTLWCVFGCGGDRDKGKRPLMGAIAEQFADIPLVTDDNPRTEEPQAIINDILAGMLDAGRAKVMEGRAQAVTHAIMQAKENDVVLLAGKGHEDYQIVGNRRLDYSDRVTAARLLGVIA
- the murF gene encoding UDP-N-acetylmuramoyl-tripeptide--D-alanyl-D-alanine ligase: MIRVTLSQLASVLKGNLLGNDLTIDAVTTDTRAITPGCLFVALKGERFDAHDFAAKAKESGAGALLVSRALDIDLPQVVVSDTRRAFGELAAWVRQQVPTRVVALTGSSGKTSVKEMTAAILSECGNTLYTAGNLNNDIGVPMTLLRLTAEHQYAVIELGANHQGEIAWTTGLTRPEAALVNNLAAAHLEGFGSLAGVAKAKGEIYTGLPIDGIAIMNADNNDWLNWQTIIGDRKVWRFSPNAATSDFTATNIHVTSHGTEFTLQTPVGSIDVLLPLPGRHNIANALAAAALSMAVGAGLAAVKEGLAKLQAVPGRLFPVQLAENQLLLDDTYNANVGSMTAAAQVLADMPGYRVMVVGDMAELGDESEACHIQVGEAAKAAGVDRVISVGKQSQALGEASGVGEHFTDKQALIARLKELIAEKQIITLLVKGSRSAAMEEVVHALQENGTC
- the mraY gene encoding phospho-N-acetylmuramoyl-pentapeptide-transferase, with the protein product MLVWLAEHLVKYYSGFNVFSYLTFRAIVSLLTALFISLWMGPRMIARLQKLSFGQVVRNDGPESHFSKRGTPTMGGIMILTSIVISVLLWAYPSNPYVWCVLIVLIGYGIIGFVDDYRKVVRKDTKGLIARWKYFWMSVIALGVAFALYLVGNDTPATQLVVPFFKDIMPQLGILYILLAYFVIVGTGNAVNLTDGLDGLAIMPTVFVAGGFALVAWATGNMNFANYLHIPYLRHAGELVIVCTAIVGAGLGFLWFNTYPAQVFMGDVGSLALGGALGIIAVLLRQEFLLVIMGGVFVVETLSVILQVGSFKLRGQRIFRMAPIHHHYELKGWPEPRVIVRFWIISLMLVLIGLATLKVR
- the murD gene encoding UDP-N-acetylmuramoyl-L-alanine--D-glutamate ligase, giving the protein MADYQDKKVVIIGLGLTGLSCVDFFIARGVTPRVMDTRVAPSGLDKLPEGVESHLGGLNDDWLLAADLIVASPGIALAHPSLSAAAEAGVEIVGDIELFCREAQAPVIAITGSNGKSTVTTLVGEMAKAAGVNVGVGGNIGLPALMLLDPARELYVLELSSFQLETTSSLKAAAATILNVTEDHMDRYPLGLQQYRAAKLKVYENAVVCVVNADDALTMPIRGADARCVSFGVDVGDYHLNRQQGEVWLRVKGEKVLNVAEMPLTGQHNYTNALAALALADAVNLPRASSLKALTTFTGLAHRFQIALVHNDVRWINDSKATNVGSTEAALNGLQVKGTLHLLLGGDGKSADFSSLKRYLNGENIRLWCFGRDGAELAELRPDIAEQTETMEQAMRLIAAQVKPGDMVLLSPACASLDQFKNFEQRGDIFTRLAKELG